Proteins co-encoded in one Alphaproteobacteria bacterium genomic window:
- a CDS encoding uracil-DNA glycosylase → MVAALAWQIDAGADEAIGEIPISRYRNAVGLAEAVGNPIGPVPNEGASESKPALTTATFTRTISRPTPTLKPAIDNTRAARELANAANTLEDLKEALRAFDGCPLKETATNLVFGDGNPQSKVMLIGEAPGADEDRQGKPFVGVSGQLLDRMMAWIGLDRTSFYITNILYWRPPGNRQPTAAEIAACLPFVERHIEIVDPSLLVFVGGSSAKTLLGRNEGIMRLRGQWFQYQSTGMSRPIPSTAIYHPAYLLRSPGQKRSAWRDLLAVKARLQTVP, encoded by the coding sequence ATGGTCGCGGCGCTCGCTTGGCAGATCGATGCCGGGGCGGATGAAGCGATCGGTGAGATACCCATCTCCCGCTATCGAAATGCCGTTGGACTGGCGGAGGCGGTCGGGAACCCGATTGGTCCAGTGCCGAACGAAGGGGCATCCGAGTCAAAACCTGCGCTGACGACTGCGACCTTCACTCGCACGATTTCGCGGCCGACACCGACCCTCAAACCGGCTATCGACAATACGCGCGCCGCGCGCGAGCTTGCGAATGCGGCGAATACGCTCGAGGATCTCAAGGAAGCGCTTCGCGCCTTCGATGGCTGCCCGCTCAAGGAGACAGCGACCAACCTCGTTTTCGGCGACGGCAATCCGCAATCGAAAGTCATGCTTATCGGCGAGGCGCCCGGTGCTGATGAGGACCGCCAGGGCAAACCCTTCGTCGGCGTTTCCGGTCAATTGCTCGATCGTATGATGGCGTGGATCGGCCTTGACCGGACGAGCTTCTACATCACGAACATCCTTTATTGGCGACCACCCGGCAATCGGCAGCCGACCGCCGCCGAGATCGCCGCTTGCTTGCCATTTGTCGAGCGCCACATCGAGATCGTCGACCCGTCACTATTGGTGTTCGTCGGCGGCTCATCTGCCAAGACGCTGCTCGGACGAAACGAGGGCATCATGCGCCTGCGCGGACAGTGGTTCCAATATCAGAGCACCGGAATGTCTCGACCGATTCCCTCGACGGCAATTTATCACCCTGCTTATCTCCTGCGCTCGCCCGGACAAAAACGCAGTGCCTGGCGGGATCTTCTTGCGGTGAAGGCGCGTCTTCAAACGGTACCGTAA
- a CDS encoding DUF427 domain-containing protein, with translation MKAILKDRVVAESDDIVECGGYQYFPSNAVRKEWLVKAPKTESDRACPHGVQFYDVVIDGVPHKRAAWSYEAPRPSMNQVANRFGFWEDVEVR, from the coding sequence ATGAAGGCAATCCTGAAGGATCGCGTGGTCGCGGAAAGTGACGACATTGTGGAATGTGGCGGCTATCAATATTTCCCGAGTAATGCGGTAAGGAAGGAATGGCTCGTGAAGGCGCCCAAGACGGAATCGGATCGCGCCTGCCCTCACGGGGTCCAATTCTATGATGTCGTGATCGATGGGGTGCCCCACAAGCGCGCCGCCTGGTCCTACGAGGCGCCACGGCCCTCGATGAACCAAGTCGCCAACCGTTTTGGCTTTTGGGAAGACGTCGAGGTGCGCTGA
- a CDS encoding ribonuclease HII, which yields MPNLFHELEATGVVCGVDEAGRGPWAGPVVAAAVILGRSRAALCALPAVFLKDLDDSKRLAPERRERLCHALREAARDGSVVFGIAAASVAEIDRLNILGATHLAMARAVVALRVRPDLALIDGNRAPPLPCAVKTIVRGDGLSLSIAAASVLAKVTRDRLMSRLGARYPDFRWEQNMGYGTQFHREALYRHGPTPHHRLSFDPVRSRQGSLSI from the coding sequence GTGCCGAATCTCTTCCACGAGCTTGAAGCGACGGGCGTCGTCTGCGGCGTGGACGAGGCCGGACGCGGACCCTGGGCGGGGCCGGTTGTGGCCGCCGCCGTCATTCTCGGGCGCAGCCGTGCTGCACTCTGCGCGCTGCCCGCAGTTTTCCTCAAAGATCTCGACGATTCGAAGCGCCTCGCGCCAGAGCGCCGTGAACGGCTTTGCCATGCCCTCCGCGAAGCCGCGCGGGACGGATCAGTCGTTTTCGGCATCGCGGCGGCGAGCGTTGCGGAGATCGATCGACTCAATATCCTAGGCGCTACACACCTTGCCATGGCAAGGGCCGTTGTCGCACTTCGCGTGCGTCCCGACCTCGCGCTGATCGACGGCAATCGCGCGCCGCCGCTTCCTTGTGCAGTCAAAACGATCGTTCGCGGCGACGGGCTGAGCCTGTCGATTGCGGCCGCTTCGGTGCTTGCCAAGGTCACCCGCGACCGCCTCATGTCGCGACTTGGTGCGCGCTACCCCGACTTCCGTTGGGAACAAAATATGGGGTATGGCACGCAATTTCACCGCGAGGCCTTGTATCGCCATGGTCCCACCCCTCATCATCGCCTGAGCTTCGACCCGGTGCGATCGCGGCAGGGTTCGTTAAGTATTTGA
- a CDS encoding TIGR04282 family arsenosugar biosynthesis glycosyltransferase, translating into MAKIPRLGRVKRRLAADIGGIAALGFYRNSLALVMRRLGRDRRWKCWLYVSPEGRVKTLRISPRGITRRTQGRGDLGARMRRPLNELPPGPVVIVGSDIPEIERWQIDAAFRTLGSHDLVFGPAKDGGYWLVGARRRPRLPPLFHNVRWSSAYALADTLAGVAPRLRVAMLAELDDVDDGESYLRWRERSQLARFRCS; encoded by the coding sequence ATGGCAAAAATCCCACGCCTCGGCAGGGTCAAGCGCCGCCTGGCTGCCGATATCGGCGGAATTGCCGCACTTGGTTTCTACCGTAACTCGCTTGCTCTCGTCATGCGCCGCCTTGGGCGCGACAGGCGCTGGAAATGCTGGCTCTATGTTTCGCCGGAGGGGCGGGTGAAGACGCTTCGTATCTCGCCGCGCGGAATCACGCGGCGCACGCAGGGTCGGGGCGACCTAGGCGCGCGCATGCGTCGTCCATTGAACGAATTGCCGCCCGGTCCTGTCGTGATTGTCGGGAGCGACATCCCGGAAATCGAGCGTTGGCAAATCGACGCCGCCTTCCGCACATTGGGCAGTCACGATCTCGTATTCGGACCGGCGAAGGACGGGGGTTACTGGCTGGTCGGCGCAAGGCGCCGGCCTCGATTGCCGCCACTCTTCCATAATGTTCGCTGGTCGAGTGCATATGCGCTGGCGGATACACTCGCCGGTGTGGCGCCGCGCCTACGCGTGGCAATGCTCGCAGAGCTCGATGACGTGGATGACGGCGAGAGCTATTTGCGTTGGCGCGAGCGTTCTCAGCTTGCGCGCTTCAGATGTTCCTGA
- the moaB gene encoding molybdenum cofactor biosynthesis protein B, with protein MAGIDENRPFVPVNIAVLTISDTREAAADKSGDTLAERLVGAGHKLAARAIVKDDIAAIVAKLKEWIADPTVDVVISTGGTGVTGRDVTPEAHLAVYEKEIRGFGELFRMLSYEKVKTSTMQSRAVGGVAGGTYLFALPGSPSACRDGWDEILRWQLDSRYRPCNLVELMPRLQEHLKRAS; from the coding sequence ATGGCGGGAATTGATGAAAATCGCCCCTTCGTTCCGGTCAACATCGCGGTCCTGACCATTTCCGACACACGCGAGGCTGCTGCCGACAAATCGGGCGACACACTCGCCGAGCGTCTCGTCGGCGCGGGCCACAAGCTCGCGGCGCGAGCGATCGTCAAGGACGATATCGCCGCGATCGTCGCCAAGCTCAAGGAATGGATTGCCGATCCCACAGTCGATGTCGTGATATCGACTGGCGGTACGGGGGTCACCGGTCGCGACGTGACACCCGAAGCACATCTCGCGGTGTACGAAAAGGAAATCCGCGGCTTTGGCGAGCTATTTCGGATGCTTTCCTACGAGAAAGTCAAGACCTCGACCATGCAATCCCGTGCTGTGGGGGGGGTTGCAGGTGGGACCTACCTTTTCGCCTTGCCCGGAAGCCCGAGCGCATGTCGCGACGGCTGGGACGAGATTTTGCGCTGGCAGCTCGATTCGCGTTATCGCCCCTGCAATTTGGTCGAATTGATGCCGCGGCTTCAGGAACATCTGAAGCGCGCAAGCTGA
- a CDS encoding PA0069 family radical SAM protein, translated as MDERLPDMPRKGRGAVSNATGRFEPTHYERTDDGWGRATPGDSDDEPPPLRTTVTLDTSRSAIVRNQSPDIPFDRSINPYRGCEHGCIYCFARPTHAYLGLSPGLDFESRLLAKPDAPKLLADELRKPGYQVEPLALGTNTDPYQPIEREFKITRGILEVLRDYNHPVMITTKSTLILRDLDILAPMAAKGLARAALSITTLDPDTARVMEPRAPRPERRLETVRALSAAGIPASVLTAPIIPALNDWEIERLLEASVAHGAVDAGYVLLRLPLEIKDLFIEWLEAHFPKRAKHVLALMREMRGGKLYDAEFGTRFSGKGPYAEMIAKRFRLACNRLGIGKKRRRLDCSQFMPPPRTGDQLALF; from the coding sequence ATGGACGAAAGGCTGCCTGATATGCCTCGCAAAGGGCGAGGAGCAGTGTCGAACGCGACCGGCCGCTTCGAGCCTACGCATTATGAGCGCACCGACGACGGTTGGGGCCGAGCGACACCGGGCGACAGCGACGACGAACCGCCTCCCCTACGCACGACGGTCACACTCGATACCTCGCGTTCTGCGATTGTGCGCAACCAATCGCCTGACATCCCATTCGACCGTTCGATCAATCCCTATCGGGGCTGCGAGCATGGCTGCATTTATTGCTTCGCCCGGCCGACACACGCGTATCTTGGTCTGTCACCCGGCCTCGACTTCGAGAGTCGGCTTCTTGCGAAGCCAGACGCTCCAAAACTTCTCGCAGACGAGTTGCGCAAGCCTGGCTATCAGGTCGAGCCGCTAGCCCTCGGCACCAACACCGATCCGTACCAGCCGATTGAGCGCGAGTTCAAGATCACGCGCGGCATTCTCGAAGTCCTGCGCGACTACAATCACCCCGTCATGATCACGACGAAGTCGACGCTCATCCTGCGCGACCTCGACATTTTGGCGCCGATGGCAGCCAAGGGCCTCGCGCGCGCTGCCCTCTCCATCACGACCCTTGACCCCGATACAGCCCGAGTGATGGAACCACGGGCGCCGCGCCCGGAGCGGCGACTTGAGACGGTTCGCGCGCTGAGTGCCGCAGGCATTCCGGCGTCCGTGTTGACGGCACCCATCATTCCCGCCCTCAATGACTGGGAAATCGAGCGTTTGCTCGAAGCCTCGGTTGCGCATGGCGCGGTCGATGCGGGTTACGTGCTGCTGCGCCTTCCGCTCGAGATCAAGGACCTCTTCATCGAGTGGCTCGAGGCGCATTTCCCCAAGCGCGCCAAGCATGTGCTGGCGCTCATGCGCGAGATGCGCGGCGGCAAGCTCTACGACGCAGAGTTCGGCACTCGCTTTTCGGGAAAAGGACCCTATGCCGAAATGATCGCGAAGCGATTTCGCCTCGCCTGCAACAGGCTCGGCATCGGGAAAAAGCGCCGGCGCCTCGATTGCTCACAATTCATGCCGCCGCCGCGAACTGGCGATCAGCTTGCACTATTTTGA
- a CDS encoding 2OG-Fe(II) oxygenase: protein MSKKAAAEFPNIDPAALAAGLDRDGYTIVPALLGADACRDLAALYDREELFRSRIVMARHAFGLGEYKYFRYPLPSVIQSLRETLYSHLVVTANRWCEWLGAEERYPATLVDYLAICHEAGQARPTPLILKYEAGGYNCLHQDLYGALAFPLQATILLSSPRDDFTGGEFLLVEQRPRAQSKGEVVALARGDAVIFAVNRRPVAGKRGFYRVALRHGVSRVHSGHRHTLGIIFHDAA from the coding sequence GTGAGCAAAAAGGCCGCTGCGGAATTTCCGAACATCGATCCCGCAGCCCTCGCTGCGGGCCTCGATCGGGACGGCTATACAATCGTCCCCGCTCTTCTTGGTGCCGATGCTTGCCGCGATCTTGCGGCACTCTATGACCGCGAAGAGCTTTTCCGAAGCAGGATCGTGATGGCGCGCCATGCCTTCGGCCTCGGCGAGTATAAATACTTTCGCTATCCCCTGCCTTCGGTCATTCAGTCGCTCCGCGAAACCCTATATTCCCACCTCGTCGTAACGGCCAACCGTTGGTGCGAGTGGCTCGGCGCCGAGGAGCGCTATCCCGCGACACTTGTCGACTATCTTGCAATCTGCCACGAGGCGGGACAGGCACGCCCCACGCCCCTCATCCTCAAATACGAAGCGGGCGGCTACAATTGCCTCCACCAGGACCTCTACGGTGCTCTGGCCTTCCCGCTCCAGGCGACGATACTGCTTTCATCGCCGAGGGACGATTTCACCGGCGGGGAATTTCTCCTCGTTGAGCAGCGTCCGCGTGCCCAATCGAAAGGCGAGGTGGTAGCCCTCGCTCGGGGAGACGCCGTCATCTTTGCGGTCAATCGGCGGCCTGTCGCGGGCAAGCGCGGATTCTACCGCGTTGCCTTGCGCCACGGCGTGAGCCGCGTGCACAGCGGCCATCGCCACACCCTGGGCATCATCTTCCATGACGCCGCGTAA
- a CDS encoding TIGR04283 family arsenosugar biosynthesis glycosyltransferase produces MTPSLSIVIPTLDAAATLDATFNALAELREAAITFEYVVVDGGSSDDSVSRARGHNARVLAIEAGRGSQLRAGGEAARGDWLLFLHADTRLVPGWSREVTHFIERPENAEHAAVFRFALDDNSASARRLERIVALRCRLLAMPYGDQGLLIAQHFYRELGGFAPLPLMEDVDMVRRIGRRRLIMLNSRAVTSAERYRRDGWLLRSMRNLSCLALYFLGIPPGLIRRLYA; encoded by the coding sequence GTGACACCTTCGCTCAGCATCGTGATCCCGACTCTCGACGCAGCCGCGACGCTCGATGCCACATTTAACGCACTTGCCGAGCTGCGGGAAGCCGCCATCACGTTTGAGTACGTTGTCGTCGACGGCGGATCGTCGGACGATTCCGTTTCCCGCGCGCGCGGCCACAACGCCAGAGTGCTCGCCATCGAAGCGGGACGCGGCAGTCAACTCAGGGCGGGTGGTGAAGCGGCACGGGGCGATTGGCTCCTTTTCCTCCATGCTGATACGCGTCTCGTGCCAGGATGGAGCCGCGAGGTTACGCATTTCATCGAGCGGCCGGAGAATGCTGAGCACGCCGCGGTATTTCGCTTTGCGCTCGACGACAATAGTGCTTCGGCACGCCGCCTTGAGCGCATCGTCGCATTGCGATGCCGCCTCCTTGCAATGCCTTACGGCGATCAGGGTCTTTTGATCGCCCAGCACTTTTACCGCGAACTTGGGGGTTTCGCGCCCCTGCCGCTCATGGAGGACGTCGATATGGTGCGACGCATTGGGCGCAGGCGCCTCATCATGCTTAATTCGCGCGCCGTTACATCGGCAGAACGCTATCGGCGCGACGGGTGGCTCCTGCGTTCGATGCGTAATTTGTCCTGCCTCGCGCTCTATTTCCTCGGTATTCCGCCGGGCCTCATACGCCGGCTCTACGCATGA
- a CDS encoding phosphotransferase, giving the protein MAQLKTMAIAEDNPISMLPNLVACLEALRALPDFAALDANALEPAGFTGMAHDHIRIKGQGLILRVPRVSQWGLAAVVNLAYQSACFRRAYASGHTPALHSVLPPSTDLPMGALLVEEIEGRKPRLPGDLAAIGAAIGAMHGLTLPRIEDRRPLLSPINSLAATLKTITLQAAFLESAGLNVDTLRALRDELDWARKFVDRYAQPTEPTSLILTDSHPGNFVIHLSGKAFFVDLEKALYGLPAIDLAHATLYTSTRFDPDIDAVLTEGETASFYRDYLAKVEARRAAQLRPWLAPLRRLVWLRTMTWCAKWTVESRGSGGWSRQRLDARTRSHMEACLKDFFDPATVARQRSEWSGGRAVEFGA; this is encoded by the coding sequence ATGGCCCAACTGAAAACCATGGCGATTGCTGAGGACAATCCGATATCGATGCTGCCCAACCTCGTGGCTTGCCTCGAAGCCTTGCGCGCACTGCCGGATTTTGCGGCACTTGACGCCAATGCGCTCGAGCCGGCCGGCTTCACCGGAATGGCGCACGATCACATCCGCATCAAGGGGCAAGGCCTCATCCTGCGCGTCCCCCGTGTTTCACAGTGGGGCCTCGCCGCCGTCGTCAATCTCGCCTATCAAAGTGCGTGCTTCCGCCGCGCCTACGCAAGCGGCCATACGCCAGCACTCCATTCGGTGCTGCCGCCGAGTACCGATTTGCCGATGGGGGCACTTCTCGTCGAGGAGATCGAGGGCCGTAAGCCTCGCCTTCCAGGAGATTTGGCTGCAATCGGAGCAGCGATCGGCGCCATGCACGGCCTCACGCTCCCGCGAATCGAGGATCGCCGCCCACTCCTCTCACCGATCAATTCGCTTGCGGCGACACTTAAAACCATCACATTGCAAGCGGCTTTTCTCGAGTCCGCCGGACTCAATGTGGACACATTGAGAGCTCTCCGCGACGAGCTCGATTGGGCCCGAAAATTCGTCGACCGATATGCACAGCCGACCGAGCCGACATCCCTCATTCTGACCGACAGCCATCCGGGCAACTTCGTGATCCACCTCTCCGGGAAGGCCTTTTTTGTCGATCTCGAAAAGGCGCTCTATGGGCTACCCGCAATCGACTTGGCGCATGCAACACTGTACACCTCGACGCGCTTCGATCCCGATATCGACGCCGTCCTGACCGAAGGGGAGACGGCGAGCTTCTATCGGGATTATTTGGCGAAGGTAGAGGCGAGACGTGCTGCGCAGCTTCGGCCGTGGCTCGCCCCGCTTCGGCGCCTCGTTTGGCTGCGGACAATGACTTGGTGCGCCAAATGGACGGTCGAATCGCGCGGGAGCGGCGGGTGGTCGCGGCAGCGGCTCGATGCGCGCACGCGCAGCCATATGGAGGCGTGCCTCAAGGACTTCTTCGATCCTGCGACGGTCGCGCGTCAGCGCAGCGAATGGAGCGGCGGGCGAGCCGTCGAGTTCGGCGCGTGA
- a CDS encoding transglycosylase SLT domain-containing protein codes for METASLSAGGLRPYDEIPLPLPLKDEDAARYRHIFKLQEQSRWSEADREIARLTNRVLVGEVLAERYLSSNAYRAKFIELRNWLANYADHADAPGIYKLAAKRMPRGATRPRNPEGTTFNAAADETAVSDSVRSLSPSARRRLARMRSAIRHDIDEGSYGAARELLASPEVQRLFDPVEYGRLDAEIADGYEALNQGRDGLEGLPAVRSKRGPAAEEWDSGLAAWQSKKYDVAAQHFERLAMIDSIDSWTRAAGAYWAARSNLRAGEPDKVPHWLEIGANFPYTFYGILSRKLSGKSFDYNWDLPAFTRVDSAQINATGAGQRALALIQIGEDARAERELRRINSAQPEMAHALLAVSQRTDMPSLAVQLAKQVTDKNGRHYDAALYPVPSWQPAGGYRVDRAFVFALIRQESNFSAQAKSQRGARGLMQLMPSTARFISSGTSYRGASRQLSDPTLNIALGQNYLAHLMGTDFIGDNLFWIVAAYNGGPGNLARWQREIQPADDPLAFLESIPNRETREFVEHVMANYWIYRDQLGQTVPELDAIAEGKWPTYKSTDGNFIPAVTKNGGN; via the coding sequence GTGGAAACCGCATCTCTCTCCGCGGGCGGGTTGCGTCCATACGACGAGATTCCTTTGCCGCTGCCGCTCAAAGACGAGGACGCGGCTCGTTATCGCCATATCTTTAAGCTGCAGGAGCAAAGCCGTTGGTCCGAGGCGGACCGCGAAATCGCGAGGCTCACCAACAGAGTCCTCGTCGGAGAGGTGTTGGCCGAACGCTATCTATCGTCGAATGCTTATCGCGCTAAGTTCATCGAGTTGAGGAATTGGCTGGCAAACTACGCCGATCACGCCGATGCGCCCGGCATATACAAGCTTGCCGCGAAACGCATGCCACGAGGGGCGACACGCCCCCGTAATCCGGAAGGCACCACTTTTAATGCTGCCGCCGACGAGACCGCGGTCAGCGATAGCGTTCGATCTCTCAGCCCGTCGGCTCGGCGGCGGCTTGCCCGCATGCGAAGCGCAATCCGACACGACATCGACGAAGGCTCCTATGGTGCGGCTCGCGAATTGCTCGCGAGCCCCGAGGTGCAACGTCTTTTCGATCCGGTCGAATACGGCCGGCTCGACGCCGAGATCGCCGACGGCTACGAAGCGCTCAACCAGGGTCGCGACGGGCTTGAGGGTTTGCCGGCCGTGCGAAGCAAGCGGGGCCCTGCGGCCGAGGAGTGGGACAGTGGACTGGCCGCTTGGCAGTCAAAGAAATACGACGTGGCGGCCCAGCATTTCGAGCGGCTGGCGATGATCGACTCCATCGATTCCTGGACCCGTGCCGCAGGTGCCTATTGGGCCGCGCGGAGCAACCTTCGCGCGGGCGAACCCGACAAGGTCCCGCATTGGCTCGAGATCGGCGCAAATTTTCCCTATACCTTTTACGGCATTCTTTCGCGCAAGCTTTCCGGCAAGTCGTTTGACTACAACTGGGACCTACCGGCCTTCACCCGCGTAGACTCGGCCCAAATCAACGCAACCGGTGCCGGCCAGCGCGCGCTTGCGCTTATCCAAATCGGCGAAGACGCCCGCGCCGAGCGGGAGCTTCGACGCATAAACTCAGCACAGCCCGAGATGGCGCATGCACTGCTCGCCGTGAGCCAGCGAACCGACATGCCCTCCCTCGCCGTGCAGCTTGCTAAGCAGGTAACGGACAAGAACGGGCGACACTACGACGCGGCACTCTATCCGGTTCCGTCCTGGCAGCCGGCGGGCGGTTATCGCGTCGATCGAGCATTCGTTTTTGCGCTCATTCGACAAGAGTCGAATTTTTCGGCTCAAGCAAAGAGCCAACGGGGTGCACGCGGATTGATGCAGCTTATGCCGAGCACGGCGCGCTTCATCTCTAGCGGAACGAGCTATCGCGGTGCTAGCCGTCAGCTTTCCGACCCCACTCTCAATATAGCGCTCGGACAGAATTATCTCGCTCATCTCATGGGCACGGACTTCATCGGCGACAATCTTTTTTGGATCGTGGCCGCATACAATGGCGGCCCGGGGAATCTCGCGCGCTGGCAGCGAGAGATCCAACCGGCCGACGATCCGCTCGCCTTTCTCGAGAGCATCCCAAATCGCGAGACTCGCGAATTCGTCGAGCACGTCATGGCGAATTATTGGATCTACCGCGATCAGCTTGGTCAGACGGTACCCGAGCTCGACGCTATTGCCGAGGGCAAATGGCCGACCTATAAGTCAACCGACGGCAATTTCATTCCGGCGGTGACGAAAAATGGCGGGAATTGA
- a CDS encoding electron transfer flavoprotein-ubiquinone oxidoreductase, with protein sequence MSREAMEFDVVIVGAGPSGLSAAIKLKQLSSAAGREISVCVIEKGSEVGAHILSGAVIEPRTLNELLPDWRERGAPLNTPASDDRFLYLTKKSAFRLPTPPQMHNAGNYIVSLGNVCRWLAKQAEALGVEIYAGFAGSEVLYDEAGRVVGVATGDMGIAKDGKHLESYTPGVELRAKQTLFAEGCRGSLTKMLFDRFKLRDGVDPQTFAIGIKELWEITPSNHSPGLVIHTVGWPLDRRTYGGSFLYHIENHQVAVGFVIGLDYENPYLSPFDEFQRFKTHPAIVSYFEGGRRIAYGARALNEGGFQSIPRLTFPGGTLIGCTAGFLNVPKIKGTHGAMKSAICAAEAVFDTLGEGDGRGEPRSYTEKLKSSWLWEELRRVRNIRPGFRWGLHAGLIHAGFDTYVLRGRAPWTLRQHADNKCLKPARECPKIEYPKPDGKITFDKLSSVFISNTNHEENQPAHIKLRDPKVPISVNLAVYDAPEQRFCPAGVFEILRDDSGAPRLQINAQNCVHCKTCDIKDPTQNIDWVAPEGGGGPNYPNM encoded by the coding sequence ATGTCGCGCGAAGCCATGGAATTCGATGTCGTCATCGTGGGTGCAGGGCCATCCGGTCTCTCGGCCGCGATCAAATTGAAGCAGCTTTCGTCCGCTGCGGGGCGCGAAATCTCCGTGTGTGTCATCGAAAAGGGCTCTGAGGTCGGCGCCCATATTTTGTCGGGTGCGGTCATCGAGCCGCGTACCCTCAACGAGCTTTTACCCGATTGGCGGGAAAGGGGAGCACCACTCAATACGCCTGCAAGCGACGATCGCTTCCTCTATCTGACGAAAAAATCCGCGTTTCGGCTGCCGACCCCACCCCAGATGCACAATGCGGGCAACTATATCGTCAGCCTCGGCAATGTGTGCCGATGGCTTGCGAAACAGGCCGAGGCACTCGGCGTTGAGATCTATGCAGGCTTCGCCGGCTCGGAAGTTCTTTACGACGAAGCGGGCCGGGTGGTCGGCGTCGCGACCGGTGATATGGGGATCGCCAAGGATGGCAAGCATTTGGAGAGTTACACGCCCGGCGTGGAATTGCGCGCAAAGCAGACTCTCTTCGCCGAAGGCTGCCGCGGCTCACTCACAAAAATGCTGTTCGATCGGTTCAAGTTGCGCGACGGCGTGGACCCTCAGACCTTTGCCATCGGCATCAAGGAGTTATGGGAGATAACTCCGTCGAATCACAGCCCAGGCCTGGTCATCCACACAGTCGGCTGGCCACTCGACCGGCGCACCTATGGCGGCTCATTTCTCTATCATATCGAAAATCATCAGGTGGCCGTCGGTTTTGTGATCGGGCTCGACTACGAGAATCCGTATCTGTCACCCTTTGACGAATTCCAGCGCTTCAAGACTCATCCCGCAATCGTTTCTTATTTCGAAGGGGGACGACGCATCGCCTATGGCGCTCGCGCGCTCAACGAGGGCGGCTTTCAGTCGATCCCGCGCTTGACATTCCCCGGCGGGACATTGATCGGCTGCACCGCGGGCTTTCTAAACGTCCCCAAGATCAAGGGCACTCATGGCGCTATGAAATCGGCGATATGCGCTGCGGAAGCGGTGTTCGACACGCTCGGCGAGGGCGACGGCCGCGGCGAGCCGCGATCCTATACCGAGAAACTGAAATCGAGCTGGCTTTGGGAGGAACTTCGCCGTGTGCGCAACATCCGCCCGGGCTTCCGCTGGGGGCTTCATGCCGGTCTCATTCACGCCGGGTTCGATACATATGTTTTGCGCGGCCGCGCACCTTGGACATTGCGGCAGCATGCGGATAACAAGTGCCTCAAGCCGGCGCGCGAGTGCCCCAAGATCGAGTATCCAAAGCCCGATGGGAAGATCACCTTCGACAAATTAAGCTCGGTTTTCATCTCGAACACGAACCACGAGGAAAATCAACCAGCCCACATAAAACTCAGGGATCCAAAAGTGCCGATCTCGGTCAATCTTGCCGTCTACGACGCGCCCGAACAGCGCTTTTGCCCAGCCGGTGTATTCGAGATTCTGCGCGACGACAGCGGTGCGCCACGGCTGCAAATAAATGCGCAAAATTGCGTCCATTGCAAAACTTGCGACATAAAGGACCCGACCCAAAATATCGACTGGGTCGCCCCGGAAGGCGGCGGCGGGCCAAATTATCCGAATATGTGA